In one Pseudomonadales bacterium genomic region, the following are encoded:
- a CDS encoding AAA family ATPase has translation MSSVESSPDGRPIEKERTFLGMTHNPFSKPDQGFFDRGDRKTHLEQLRHLSHWSRRVLLVTGPEGVGKTSLYRQLSASLEPRVKAARVNAALINTSHEVVMAIARGFGLAAPADANVQLLKSLIEDHVSEQEKGGRQCVVLIDDAQLLEPRAIDELINLADRSGLRMVLFGEVRLVAGIERAADRAGVGWHEIRLSGYGEADTREYLEWRFRQVRYRGRIPFTDQQVKEIVRLSEGLPGRINQMANVLLVKLESGGFGQSRPGFPRLHTSLLILLIILTTLGWVLFTDDGGDETPAEVVKVPLPAPAVGSTKTAADTGSVVSGPAPVGSAASAARQTAGTDSVEAAASATAEVAEQPTSLAGRDVTSSAAAPVVPGRAAVVSESRPAPTVAASGPSPAVSAVPQSQTPIPAPKPAPSAAGGKDGRWLLEQPPGAYTVQLVTLSSAERAAAFVAEQAEPQRFATYQLARDGRTLHVVVYGVFDSKAEAERAARALTGSAAKVKPWIRTLAQVHTAIRTVQRQ, from the coding sequence GTGTCTTCTGTAGAAAGTTCCCCGGACGGCAGGCCAATCGAAAAGGAACGCACTTTTCTCGGAATGACACACAATCCCTTCAGCAAGCCGGATCAGGGCTTCTTTGACCGTGGTGACCGCAAGACCCACCTCGAACAGTTGCGTCATCTGAGTCACTGGTCGCGACGCGTGCTGCTGGTTACCGGTCCGGAAGGGGTGGGCAAGACGTCCCTGTACCGTCAGCTTTCGGCGAGTCTGGAGCCGCGGGTGAAGGCTGCCCGGGTGAACGCTGCCCTTATCAACACCAGCCATGAAGTTGTGATGGCGATCGCCCGGGGTTTCGGGCTGGCGGCACCTGCGGATGCCAACGTCCAGCTGCTCAAATCCCTGATCGAGGATCATGTCAGCGAACAGGAAAAGGGCGGGCGCCAGTGTGTGGTGCTGATTGATGACGCGCAACTGCTGGAACCGCGGGCGATCGATGAACTGATCAACCTGGCAGACCGGTCCGGACTGCGCATGGTGCTGTTCGGTGAGGTACGGCTGGTTGCCGGTATTGAAAGGGCCGCGGACAGAGCCGGCGTAGGCTGGCATGAAATCCGTCTTTCCGGATATGGCGAGGCGGATACGAGGGAATATCTGGAGTGGCGCTTCCGTCAGGTACGCTATCGCGGCCGTATACCCTTCACCGACCAGCAGGTGAAAGAGATCGTGAGGCTGTCGGAAGGGCTGCCCGGGCGAATCAATCAGATGGCCAACGTACTGCTGGTGAAACTGGAGAGCGGCGGTTTTGGTCAGTCCCGACCGGGCTTTCCCCGTCTGCATACATCGCTGCTAATTCTGCTGATCATCCTGACGACGCTGGGCTGGGTGCTGTTCACCGACGATGGCGGAGATGAAACTCCCGCTGAGGTGGTAAAAGTGCCCCTGCCTGCGCCGGCGGTCGGCAGCACGAAAACCGCGGCGGACACCGGATCTGTGGTGAGCGGCCCTGCGCCTGTAGGCAGCGCAGCATCTGCCGCCCGGCAAACCGCGGGAACCGATTCGGTCGAAGCGGCAGCGTCTGCAACTGCCGAAGTCGCAGAGCAACCGACCTCCCTGGCCGGCCGGGATGTGACTTCATCCGCGGCTGCGCCCGTGGTGCCCGGGCGGGCTGCCGTTGTGTCAGAATCCAGACCAGCACCCACTGTCGCAGCCTCCGGTCCTTCTCCAGCAGTCAGCGCAGTGCCTCAGTCGCAGACGCCGATTCCTGCGCCGAAACCGGCGCCTTCTGCTGCCGGTGGGAAGGACGGTCGCTGGTTGCTCGAGCAGCCACCGGGTGCGTATACGGTCCAGCTCGTCACGCTGTCGTCGGCAGAGCGCGCGGCCGCGTTCGTTGCGGAGCAGGCGGAACCCCAGCGTTTTGCCACCTACCAGCTGGCGCGGGATGGCAGGACACTGCATGTGGTGGTTTACGGTGTGTTTGATTCGAAAGCGGAGGCAGAAAGAGCTGCCCGGGCGCTGACCGGCAGTGCGGCCAAGGTGAAACCCTGGATCAGAACACTGGCGCAGGTGCATACGGCAATCCGCACGGTGCAACGGCAGTAG
- the aroK gene encoding shikimate kinase AroK, producing MSDQSIFIVGLMAVGKSTVGRLLAQALGYEFFDTDHEIEKRAGANIAWIFDVEGEAGFRERETQVLDDLTSRPAVVVATGGGAVVRQENRCMLAARGCVLHLDSPLERLLERTAKDRKRPLLQHVDRAATLTRLREERDPLYQEIADYRFLTDRQTPKTLVRDIVRQLKEDSIV from the coding sequence ATGAGCGATCAAAGCATTTTCATCGTCGGTCTGATGGCTGTGGGTAAGAGCACCGTCGGACGTCTGCTCGCCCAGGCGCTGGGCTACGAGTTTTTCGATACCGATCATGAGATCGAAAAGCGGGCCGGGGCAAACATCGCCTGGATATTCGACGTGGAAGGAGAAGCGGGGTTCCGGGAGCGGGAAACCCAGGTTCTCGATGATCTGACCAGCCGGCCGGCTGTCGTGGTGGCAACCGGAGGCGGGGCTGTGGTTCGTCAGGAGAATCGCTGCATGCTGGCCGCTCGGGGCTGTGTGCTGCACCTGGACAGCCCGCTGGAGAGGCTTCTGGAGCGCACCGCGAAAGATCGGAAGCGGCCGTTGTTGCAGCACGTCGACAGAGCCGCGACACTGACCAGGCTGCGTGAAGAACGGGATCCGCTGTATCAGGAAATCGCCGACTACCGGTTCCTCACCGATCGACAGACCCCGAAAACACTCGTGCGCGACATCGTGCGGCAACTCAAGGAAGACAGCATCGTATGA
- the aroB gene encoding 3-dehydroquinate synthase, which translates to MSSTPGIARTVLVDLGERSYPIFIGTGMLAAGRESARDILRQYIAGSQVAIVTNDVVGPLMLEGLRGLLDSNAQVDVFTLPDGEAQKSLANYTRIIDFLITQRHNRTTTLIALGGGVVGDITGFAAATYQRGVRFIQIPTTLLAQVDSSVGGKTAVNHSAGKNLIGSFHQPALVLADLDLLNSLPDREFRAGLAEVLKYGVIADSEFFHWLCANRAGLLAREKTLLIHAVARSCEIKAQIVAADEQEAGVRALLNFGHTFGHALEALTHYSSLLHGEAVAIGMVMAADLSARLGVLQAADARQIRKAVADFGLPVAPPPLQAEQMALAMGMDKKVVDGRLRLILARRIGEAYVAQDVGQRELRATLSAGESLCLL; encoded by the coding sequence ATGAGCAGCACACCAGGCATTGCGCGGACAGTCCTGGTGGATCTGGGCGAGCGCAGCTACCCGATTTTCATCGGAACCGGGATGCTGGCCGCCGGTCGCGAGTCAGCCCGGGACATTCTGCGTCAGTACATTGCAGGCAGCCAGGTGGCGATCGTAACCAACGATGTGGTTGGTCCTCTCATGCTGGAGGGGTTGCGCGGTCTGCTCGATAGCAATGCGCAGGTGGATGTGTTCACCCTGCCGGACGGTGAAGCTCAGAAGAGCCTGGCGAACTACACACGGATCATCGATTTCCTGATCACACAGCGACACAACCGCACGACTACCCTGATAGCGCTTGGTGGTGGCGTGGTGGGAGACATCACCGGGTTTGCGGCGGCAACCTACCAGCGGGGGGTTCGTTTCATTCAGATTCCCACCACCCTGCTCGCCCAGGTGGACTCATCGGTGGGCGGTAAGACGGCCGTTAATCACAGCGCAGGCAAGAACCTGATCGGATCCTTCCATCAACCGGCTCTCGTGCTGGCAGACCTCGATCTGCTCAACAGCCTTCCGGATCGGGAGTTCCGTGCCGGGCTCGCGGAAGTGCTCAAATACGGGGTGATAGCCGACAGTGAATTTTTCCACTGGCTGTGTGCGAACCGTGCCGGTCTGCTGGCCAGGGAAAAAACGCTGCTGATTCATGCGGTGGCGCGCTCGTGCGAAATCAAAGCGCAGATCGTGGCGGCCGATGAACAGGAGGCCGGTGTGCGGGCGTTGCTCAATTTCGGTCACACCTTCGGACACGCCCTCGAGGCACTCACCCACTACAGCAGTCTTCTGCATGGTGAAGCGGTAGCGATCGGGATGGTCATGGCGGCCGATCTGTCTGCCCGGCTGGGCGTGCTGCAGGCCGCAGACGCGCGGCAGATCCGGAAAGCGGTTGCCGATTTCGGCCTGCCGGTGGCGCCACCCCCTCTGCAGGCTGAGCAGATGGCGCTGGCCATGGGCATGGACAAGAAGGTGGTGGATGGCAGGTTACGGTTGATCCTTGCCCGTCGTATCGGAGAAGCCTATGTCGCCCAGGACGTGGGTCAACGGGAATTGCGAGCAACTCTGAGCGCAGGTGAATCATTGTGTCTTCTGTAG
- a CDS encoding glutamate synthase subunit beta produces MGKVTGFIEFERRTESYREPGSRLLDFKEIYTEHDTAQLEIQGSRCMDCGVPFCQSNEGCPIHNLIPEWNDLVYRGRWRAALDRLHKTNNFPEFTGRVCPAPCEGACVLGITDPAVTIKNIEMAIVDRGYAEGWIVPTPPLERSGKRISIIGSGPAGLAAADQLNKVGHSVTVYERADRIGGLLMYGIPNMKLDKLEVVQRRIDLLREEGVTFVTGAHVGDGENGTLSVKALMDDSDALLLATGATVPRDLPIPGRSLNGVHFAMDFLTRNTRSLLDSNHEDGAYISAKDKHVIVIGGGDTGTDCIGTSLRHGCRSLVNFELFPQPPEGRAPDNPWPTWPKIYRTDYGHQEAATRFGADPRVYSISSTEFVDDGAGNVKAIRTVDVVMKNGKFENVPGSEREWPADLVLLAMGFLGPEHLVSDPIGVQYDPRSNYLAEYGVYQTSTAKVFTAGDCRRGQSLVVRAINEGREAAREIDRFLMGETQLP; encoded by the coding sequence ATGGGAAAAGTCACCGGTTTCATTGAGTTCGAGCGCAGGACCGAGTCGTACCGGGAGCCTGGCTCCCGCCTGCTCGACTTCAAGGAGATTTACACCGAGCACGACACTGCGCAACTGGAGATCCAGGGATCGCGCTGCATGGACTGCGGGGTGCCGTTCTGCCAGTCAAACGAAGGTTGCCCGATTCACAATCTGATTCCGGAGTGGAACGACCTGGTCTATCGCGGCCGCTGGCGGGCCGCCCTGGATCGCCTGCACAAAACCAATAATTTCCCGGAGTTCACCGGCCGGGTCTGCCCGGCACCCTGCGAAGGCGCCTGTGTGCTGGGCATCACGGACCCGGCGGTCACTATCAAGAACATCGAGATGGCCATCGTCGACCGCGGCTATGCCGAAGGGTGGATTGTGCCCACGCCACCGCTGGAGCGTTCCGGCAAACGGATCAGCATTATCGGTTCCGGCCCCGCCGGGCTCGCAGCCGCGGATCAGCTCAACAAGGTTGGCCACAGTGTTACCGTTTATGAGCGCGCCGACCGCATTGGCGGGCTGCTCATGTACGGTATTCCGAATATGAAGCTGGACAAGCTCGAAGTCGTGCAGCGGCGCATCGACCTGCTCCGGGAGGAAGGGGTGACCTTTGTGACCGGCGCCCATGTCGGCGACGGCGAGAACGGCACTCTGTCGGTGAAGGCTCTGATGGATGATTCCGATGCCCTCCTGCTGGCGACCGGTGCTACGGTACCCCGCGACCTTCCGATCCCCGGCCGCTCCCTCAACGGGGTGCATTTCGCCATGGATTTTCTGACCCGTAATACCCGCAGCCTTCTCGACAGCAATCACGAGGACGGTGCGTACATCAGTGCGAAAGACAAACACGTGATCGTGATCGGTGGCGGCGATACGGGTACCGACTGCATCGGGACTTCCCTGCGCCACGGTTGCCGCAGCCTGGTCAATTTCGAGCTGTTTCCCCAGCCGCCGGAAGGGCGCGCGCCGGATAATCCCTGGCCCACCTGGCCGAAGATCTACCGGACCGATTATGGTCATCAGGAAGCCGCGACTCGCTTCGGCGCCGATCCCAGGGTCTACAGCATCTCCTCCACCGAGTTTGTGGATGACGGTGCCGGCAATGTGAAGGCAATCCGCACTGTCGACGTGGTCATGAAGAACGGCAAATTTGAGAACGTGCCAGGCAGTGAACGGGAATGGCCGGCGGATCTGGTGCTGCTAGCGATGGGCTTCCTGGGCCCCGAGCACCTGGTTTCGGACCCGATCGGTGTGCAGTACGACCCGAGATCGAATTACCTGGCCGAATATGGCGTGTACCAGACCAGCACCGCCAAGGTGTTTACCGCCGGTGACTGCCGGCGCGGACAGTCCCTGGTGGTGCGGGCAATCAACGAGGGGCGCGAAGCGGCCCGGGAAATCGACCGCTTCCTGATGGGAGAAACCCAGCTGCCTTGA